In Bacillus sp. Cs-700, one genomic interval encodes:
- a CDS encoding OmpA family protein, which produces MKNRKRRFQIPGDEEHYWPSFADMMAMIVLVMLFIAIIAFVQMIYDAYDQTVMKQELAKVADVKKHISDLIEEQLEENVGKDKIVRGPNNTISVEGDILFDTGSAKISEEGKGVLNDLADVFANLIDEEDISQYLYIILIEGHTDKVPYDNWKLSADRSVAVVKELMKANPKLNSPEYAKYLAATGYSEYKPVVEEDTNEAYEKNRRISFQIILDDEKWQGRLKEIMTY; this is translated from the coding sequence ATGAAAAATCGAAAAAGACGCTTTCAAATCCCGGGTGATGAAGAACACTATTGGCCTAGTTTTGCAGATATGATGGCAATGATCGTTCTCGTCATGCTTTTTATTGCAATTATTGCCTTCGTTCAAATGATTTATGACGCTTATGATCAAACCGTTATGAAACAAGAACTAGCAAAAGTAGCTGATGTAAAAAAGCATATTAGTGATTTAATTGAAGAACAGTTAGAAGAAAATGTTGGAAAAGACAAGATTGTGCGTGGGCCAAACAATACGATTTCAGTTGAGGGGGATATTTTATTTGACACGGGAAGTGCTAAAATTAGTGAGGAAGGAAAAGGAGTATTAAACGATTTAGCAGATGTTTTTGCAAATTTAATTGACGAGGAAGACATTAGTCAATATCTCTACATCATTTTAATTGAAGGACACACTGACAAAGTACCTTATGATAACTGGAAACTTTCAGCTGATCGTTCTGTAGCTGTCGTTAAAGAACTAATGAAGGCGAACCCAAAGCTTAATTCACCTGAGTACGCAAAATATTTAGCCGCAACAGGTTACTCAGAATACAAACCGGTTGTCGAAGAAGACACGAATGAAGCATACGAGAAAAACAGACGTATCTCATTCCAAATTATTCTTGATGATGAGAAATGGCAGGGACGGCTGAAAGAAATTATGACTTATTAA
- a CDS encoding YrhC family protein, producing the protein MKQLQDKMTDYKRFAFVLLSLSVFLYIGSFLPVQGKTDGAALILTGGGFLLVGIAIFFYSRAIAIQKKINEQNMNS; encoded by the coding sequence ATGAAGCAACTTCAAGACAAAATGACAGACTATAAGCGATTTGCGTTTGTATTGCTTAGTCTTAGTGTTTTCTTATATATTGGTTCTTTTCTCCCGGTTCAAGGAAAGACAGATGGCGCTGCCCTTATACTGACTGGTGGAGGATTTTTACTAGTTGGGATTGCGATTTTCTTTTATTCTCGCGCGATCGCCATACAGAAAAAAATAAATGAGCAAAACATGAATTCTTAA
- a CDS encoding bifunctional cystathionine gamma-lyase/homocysteine desulfhydrase, which yields MKPKTKLIHGGVTGDPQTGAVSVPIYQVSTYKQEAVGKFNGYEYSRTGNPTRHALEELIKDLENGFAGFAFGSGMAAISSVMMMFDSGDHVVMTDDVYGGTYRVMTKVLNRLGIESTFVNTTDLDVVKESIRDNTKAIFVETPTNPLLKVTDIQAISKLAKDHNLLTIVDNTFNTPYWQNPIDHGADIVVHSATKYLGGHSDVVAGLVVVNSKELAEEVHFVQNSAGAILGPQDSWLLIRGLKTLGVRMEEHEKNTAKIVQFLSKHPSVEKIYYPGLSTHPGNDIAVNQSRGFGGMISFDIGSAEKADELLSKVKYFTLAESLGAVESLISVPARMTHASIPKDRRAELGITEGLVRISVGLEDAEDLIEDLSNALG from the coding sequence ATGAAGCCAAAAACAAAACTCATTCATGGTGGGGTTACTGGGGATCCGCAAACGGGGGCGGTCTCAGTACCAATCTACCAGGTTAGTACGTATAAACAAGAAGCAGTTGGCAAGTTCAACGGCTATGAATATTCCAGGACAGGAAACCCAACTCGTCACGCTCTTGAGGAGTTAATTAAAGATCTTGAAAATGGTTTCGCAGGTTTCGCATTTGGGTCTGGCATGGCAGCCATTTCCTCTGTAATGATGATGTTCGATTCTGGAGATCATGTGGTCATGACAGATGACGTATACGGAGGAACGTATCGTGTAATGACAAAGGTGTTAAATCGTCTTGGCATTGAATCCACATTTGTTAATACAACTGATTTAGACGTAGTAAAAGAATCGATACGAGATAATACGAAAGCCATTTTTGTTGAAACCCCAACGAATCCGTTATTGAAGGTTACAGATATCCAAGCTATTTCGAAACTTGCTAAAGACCATAATCTTTTAACAATCGTTGATAATACCTTTAATACACCATATTGGCAAAACCCAATTGATCATGGGGCCGACATCGTTGTGCATTCAGCTACCAAATATTTAGGTGGACATAGTGATGTTGTGGCAGGACTTGTTGTCGTTAATTCTAAAGAGCTTGCGGAAGAAGTTCATTTTGTTCAAAATTCTGCCGGGGCTATTCTTGGACCACAAGATTCGTGGTTGCTTATTAGAGGGTTGAAAACGCTTGGTGTTCGAATGGAAGAACACGAAAAAAACACTGCTAAAATCGTTCAATTTCTTAGCAAGCATCCTTCCGTAGAAAAAATCTACTATCCAGGGTTAAGTACACATCCTGGTAATGATATTGCTGTAAATCAATCGCGTGGATTTGGTGGGATGATTTCCTTTGATATTGGAAGTGCAGAGAAGGCAGATGAGCTATTAAGTAAAGTGAAATATTTTACTTTAGCTGAAAGTTTAGGAGCAGTAGAAAGCTTAATTTCCGTTCCTGCGCGAATGACGCACGCTTCTATTCCAAAAGATCGACGAGCAGAGCTCGGCATTACCGAAGGGCTTGTTCGTATTTCTGTTGGACTTGAAGATGCAGAGGATCTGATTGAAGACCTTTCAAATGCATTAGGATAA
- a CDS encoding cysteine synthase family protein: MEIFHNIHELVGRTPVIELHHFDIPKGVRLFAKLEFYNPGGSIKDRLGQELLQEAIEQNRIAPGGTFIEPTAGNTGIGLALAAVNRGYTVMFVVPEKFSMEKQDLMRALGAKIVNTPTEQGMKGAIARAEELIKEIPNSYMPRQFGNPANPLTYYKTLGPELWRQLDGELNVFVAGAGTGGTFMGTARYLKEQNSSVKTVIVEPEGSILSGGQSGPHKTEGIGMEFLPDYMDDAYFDSIHTVTDDVAFKRVRELAEKEGLLVGSSSGAALEAALIEAQQALPGTNIATIFPDSSERYLSKKIYEGGI, from the coding sequence ATGGAAATCTTTCATAACATTCATGAGCTCGTCGGCCGCACTCCGGTCATCGAGCTTCATCATTTTGATATACCGAAGGGCGTTCGCCTTTTCGCTAAGCTTGAGTTCTATAATCCTGGAGGTAGTATTAAAGATCGACTCGGACAGGAATTACTACAGGAAGCCATTGAGCAAAATCGAATAGCTCCGGGTGGAACATTTATCGAACCTACTGCAGGAAATACAGGCATTGGCCTCGCTCTTGCAGCTGTCAATCGTGGGTATACTGTCATGTTTGTGGTCCCTGAGAAGTTTAGCATGGAGAAACAAGATTTAATGAGAGCACTAGGTGCCAAAATCGTGAATACCCCTACTGAACAAGGAATGAAGGGTGCAATTGCCCGAGCGGAGGAACTTATTAAGGAAATACCTAATTCATATATGCCTCGTCAGTTCGGAAACCCAGCTAACCCTCTCACTTATTATAAAACGCTCGGCCCAGAACTGTGGAGGCAGCTTGACGGTGAGCTTAACGTTTTCGTAGCTGGTGCAGGAACGGGTGGAACGTTCATGGGGACAGCTCGCTATTTAAAGGAGCAGAATTCGAGTGTGAAAACGGTCATTGTTGAACCTGAAGGATCTATTTTAAGCGGTGGGCAATCCGGTCCTCATAAAACAGAGGGAATCGGTATGGAATTTTTACCAGATTACATGGATGACGCTTACTTTGACAGTATTCACACTGTGACAGATGACGTTGCTTTCAAACGTGTAAGAGAGCTTGCTGAAAAAGAAGGTCTTTTAGTAGGTAGTTCTTCAGGTGCGGCCCTTGAAGCTGCTCTTATTGAAGCACAGCAAGCCCTTCCAGGAACGAATATTGCTACGATCTTTCCAGATAGTAGTGAACGATACTTAAGTAAGAAGATTTATGAGGGAGGCATTTAA
- a CDS encoding S-ribosylhomocysteine lyase: MAKKMNVESFNLDHTKVAAPYVRLVGVTKGPNGDEIYKYDIRFKQPNKEHMEMAGLHSIEHLMAENIRNHMDNVVDIGPMGCQTGFYLAVLNHSNYDEILEVLEKTLQDVLNADEVPACNEVQCGWAANHSLEGAKEIADEMLTHRDEWHIVFAE, from the coding sequence ATGGCTAAAAAAATGAATGTAGAAAGTTTCAATCTTGATCATACAAAAGTAGCAGCCCCATATGTTCGCCTTGTAGGTGTAACGAAAGGGCCAAACGGTGATGAAATCTATAAATACGATATTCGCTTTAAGCAACCAAATAAAGAACATATGGAAATGGCAGGGCTCCATTCCATTGAACACTTAATGGCCGAAAACATTCGTAACCATATGGATAATGTTGTTGATATTGGGCCAATGGGTTGTCAAACAGGATTTTATCTAGCGGTTCTGAATCACTCTAATTATGATGAGATCTTAGAAGTTCTTGAGAAAACTTTACAGGATGTGCTTAATGCTGATGAAGTACCAGCATGCAATGAAGTGCAGTGTGGATGGGCTGCTAACCACAGCTTAGAAGGAGCTAAAGAAATCGCAGACGAAATGCTGACACACCGTGACGAATGGCATATTGTGTTTGCTGAATAG
- the mtnN gene encoding 5'-methylthioadenosine/S-adenosylhomocysteine nucleosidase gives MKIGIIGAMEEEVRILRDRLDHREEQVIAGSEFTTGSIDGQEVVLLKSGIGKVNAAIGTTLMNQLFKPDYILNTGSAGGFNPELKVGDIVISSEVRYHDVDATIFGYEYGQVPQMPALYEPNSMLVEAAERSAEKVTEHQVVKGMIATGDSFMNDADRVEYVRSKLSNLDAAEMEAGAIAQVCYQFGTPFVIIRSLSDIAGKESNISFDQFLETASINSANLILNLVEELKKNG, from the coding sequence ATGAAGATCGGTATTATTGGAGCAATGGAAGAAGAAGTAAGAATTTTACGTGACCGTCTTGATCACAGAGAAGAACAGGTGATTGCAGGATCTGAGTTCACTACAGGAAGCATTGATGGCCAGGAGGTCGTTCTCTTAAAATCAGGCATTGGTAAGGTGAATGCGGCTATCGGTACGACATTAATGAATCAACTATTTAAACCAGATTATATTCTAAATACAGGTTCTGCAGGTGGATTTAATCCTGAGCTAAAAGTAGGCGACATCGTGATTTCTTCCGAAGTTCGCTACCATGATGTGGATGCTACCATTTTCGGTTACGAATATGGCCAGGTTCCTCAAATGCCGGCGCTTTATGAACCAAACAGCATGCTTGTTGAAGCGGCTGAAAGAAGCGCAGAGAAAGTAACGGAGCACCAGGTAGTGAAAGGTATGATCGCAACAGGCGATTCATTTATGAATGACGCAGATAGAGTGGAATATGTTAGATCAAAACTATCCAATCTCGACGCTGCAGAGATGGAAGCTGGAGCGATTGCACAAGTTTGTTATCAATTTGGTACACCTTTTGTCATTATCCGCTCACTTTCTGATATTGCTGGGAAAGAATCAAATATTTCTTTCGATCAATTTCTAGAAACAGCTTCAATTAATTCAGCAAACTTAATTTTAAATCTAGTGGAGGAGTTGAAGAAGAATGGCTAA
- a CDS encoding class I SAM-dependent methyltransferase has product MGREFIDLFERWADSYDTTVSGQDEEYRDVFKGYDGILSSVAQASSGHVLEFGVGTGNLTSILLNKGLEVTGVEPSKAMREKASERLPDVTFYDGDFMVFPTPTKPVQTIVSTYAFHHLTDEEKKTAIHKYSQLLGQNDKIVFADTAFKDENARIKMHEKVKAKGYYNLLQDLQTEYYTTIPVLEELFQQHGFRVVFTQLNDFVWLMEAVKN; this is encoded by the coding sequence ATGGGAAGAGAGTTTATTGATTTATTTGAGCGTTGGGCAGACTCTTACGATACAACAGTGTCTGGACAGGATGAAGAGTATCGGGACGTTTTTAAAGGCTACGATGGAATCTTATCTTCAGTCGCTCAAGCTTCCTCAGGACACGTTTTAGAATTTGGTGTTGGAACAGGGAATTTAACTTCTATTTTACTTAATAAAGGACTGGAAGTAACTGGGGTAGAACCGTCAAAAGCGATGAGAGAAAAGGCAAGTGAAAGGTTACCAGATGTCACGTTTTATGATGGCGACTTTATGGTTTTCCCAACTCCGACCAAACCTGTACAAACAATCGTGAGTACCTATGCATTTCACCACCTCACTGATGAAGAAAAAAAGACCGCTATTCACAAATATAGCCAACTACTGGGGCAAAATGATAAAATTGTATTTGCGGATACAGCATTCAAAGATGAGAATGCTAGAATAAAGATGCATGAGAAAGTGAAAGCAAAGGGATATTACAATTTGCTACAGGACTTGCAAACGGAATATTATACAACGATTCCAGTATTAGAGGAACTTTTCCAACAACATGGATTTCGAGTTGTGTTTACTCAGCTAAATGATTTTGTTTGGCTGATGGAAGCCGTTAAAAATTGA
- a CDS encoding YrzA family protein, with protein MSFSLERIDDKVEFFEGFSLEEIEKKIQVQIDNNRALLLQVHSVHHHAITHEKSGRPYYSAVVHFKAK; from the coding sequence ATGAGTTTTTCGCTCGAACGGATCGACGATAAAGTAGAATTTTTCGAAGGGTTTTCACTAGAAGAGATCGAGAAAAAAATCCAAGTTCAGATTGATAACAACCGGGCTTTGCTTTTACAGGTTCATTCTGTTCACCATCACGCCATCACCCATGAGAAATCAGGAAGACCCTACTATTCTGCTGTCGTTCATTTTAAAGCCAAATAA
- a CDS encoding YrrS family protein, which yields MRSRYGDRHSKRKQNIVLNSLIGIVLAVILVLVANIVFTGDDSQQTASEEQQTAQTNSDEKSNSSSDDSVTSDEAKDSEDSESESNNATDKDSTKEENADEEKDQDKDKEDQDKEVQEKEKTDQEPGEPNLEGPWEPVGTTQSGPHTSSYELGSTDWNEKLKAVESVMGMSADEMTIWKIGGNGGPQQSYARVSKAGSGNQVYHIELEWVDGKGWKPVSVKPE from the coding sequence TTGAGATCACGATATGGGGACCGTCATTCAAAGAGAAAACAAAATATCGTCCTAAATAGTTTAATTGGAATTGTTCTCGCAGTGATACTTGTACTTGTTGCCAACATTGTTTTCACTGGTGACGACTCTCAACAAACAGCAAGTGAAGAACAACAAACCGCGCAAACGAATTCGGATGAAAAATCAAATAGTAGCAGTGACGATAGCGTTACTTCTGATGAAGCTAAAGATTCAGAGGATAGTGAGTCAGAATCGAATAACGCCACTGATAAAGATAGTACGAAAGAAGAAAATGCTGACGAAGAGAAAGATCAGGATAAAGATAAAGAGGATCAGGATAAAGAAGTGCAAGAAAAGGAAAAAACTGATCAAGAACCAGGCGAACCAAACCTCGAAGGCCCTTGGGAACCTGTAGGTACAACACAGTCAGGCCCCCATACTTCTAGCTATGAGCTTGGTTCAACTGATTGGAATGAAAAGTTAAAAGCTGTTGAATCTGTTATGGGAATGTCTGCAGATGAAATGACAATCTGGAAAATAGGGGGCAACGGCGGACCTCAACAGTCATATGCACGTGTAAGTAAAGCTGGCTCCGGAAATCAGGTTTATCACATCGAACTTGAATGGGTTGATGGAAAAGGATGGAAGCCGGTTAGTGTTAAACCAGAATAG